The following are from one region of the Streptomyces tuirus genome:
- the dapF gene encoding diaminopimelate epimerase, with amino-acid sequence MSTRIAFLKGHGTENDFVIVPDPENAIDLPPAAVAALCDRRAGIGGDGLLHVVRSAAHPEAGDMAAEAEWFMDYRNGDGSVAEMCGNGVRVFARYLQRAGYVTEGDLTVATRGGVKTVHIAKDGDVTVGMGRAVLPEGDVTVSVGERSWPARNVNMGNPHAVAFVDDLSHAGDLLSPPPFSPAAAYPDGVNVEFVVDRGPGHVALRVHERGSGETRSCGTGACAVAVAAARRDGADPTATGTPATYTVDVPGGTLVITERPDGEIEMTGPAVIVAEGEIDADWLEAATSA; translated from the coding sequence ATGAGCACGCGGATCGCCTTCCTCAAGGGGCACGGCACCGAGAACGACTTCGTGATCGTCCCGGACCCCGAGAACGCCATCGACCTGCCCCCGGCCGCCGTCGCCGCCCTGTGTGACCGCCGCGCCGGCATCGGCGGTGACGGGCTGCTGCACGTCGTGCGGTCCGCCGCCCACCCGGAGGCCGGGGACATGGCGGCGGAGGCGGAGTGGTTCATGGACTACCGCAACGGCGACGGCTCGGTCGCGGAGATGTGCGGCAACGGCGTACGGGTGTTCGCGCGCTACCTCCAGCGCGCCGGTTACGTGACCGAGGGGGACCTCACGGTCGCCACCCGCGGGGGCGTGAAGACCGTGCACATCGCCAAGGACGGTGACGTCACCGTGGGCATGGGCCGGGCGGTGCTCCCAGAAGGCGACGTCACGGTGAGTGTCGGCGAGCGCAGCTGGCCCGCGCGGAACGTCAACATGGGCAACCCGCACGCGGTCGCCTTCGTGGACGATCTCTCGCACGCCGGTGATCTGCTCTCCCCGCCGCCCTTCAGCCCGGCCGCCGCCTACCCGGACGGTGTGAACGTGGAGTTCGTGGTCGACCGCGGCCCCGGGCACGTCGCGCTGCGCGTGCACGAGCGCGGCTCCGGTGAGACCCGCTCGTGCGGCACCGGCGCGTGCGCGGTCGCCGTGGCCGCCGCCCGCCGCGACGGCGCCGACCCGACGGCCACGGGCACCCCCGCGACCTACACCGTGGACGTCCCGGGCGGCACCCTGGTGATCACCGAGCGGCCCGACGGCGAGATCGAGATGACCGGCCCGGCCGTGATCGTGGCCGAGGGCGAGATCGACGCGGACTGGCTGGAAGCCGCCACCTCCGCGTGA
- a CDS encoding RelA/SpoT family protein, with the protein MSAEATNSVTPGPMPGAVSGQVTPTAPRRKARPRIDLRRLGRAALLGPTARGRLPDAISHVVEAHRAHHPDADLEPLRHAYVLAESSHRGQMRKSGEPYITHPLAVTLILAELGAETTTLTASLLHDTVEDTDVTLDQVRDQFGEEVRYLVDGVTKLEKVDYGAAAEPETFRKMLVATGNDVRVMSIKLADRLHNMRTLGVMRPEKQERIAKVTRDVLIPLAERLGVQALKTELEDLVFAILHPEEYAHTRELIVRNAARADDPLAEVADEVRGVLREADITAEVLIRPRHFVSVHRVSRKRGRLRGSDFGRVLVLVNEDADCYGVLGELHTCMKPVVSEFKDFIAVPKFNLYQSLHTAVAREDGQVVEVLIRTHQMHKVAEAGVIALGNPYAPAPEDPADGERVDPTRPGWLSRLLDWQEAAPDPDHFWSTLREDLAQDREITVFRPDGGTLGLPEGATCVDAAYAQYGEDAHACIGARVNGRLATLSTVLKDGDTVQLLMGQDPASEPSREWLEHAHTPAARIAIQRWLTAHPAQAESQQQNEARSAGDRPALRPVGVPDPDAAPEQPADRPGTGHVLADRPGTGHVLADLPGATVRLARCCTPVPPDEITGFAVRGGAVTVHRVECAAVARMKDGGRAEVGVRWGETGECRVTLVAESFVRPHLLADLTEAMASEGAEIVSATVEPPTQQQVRHTYTVQLPDAGHLPALMRAMRNVAGVYDVSRAQPQPQGG; encoded by the coding sequence ATGAGTGCGGAGGCCACGAATTCCGTGACCCCAGGCCCGATGCCGGGCGCGGTGTCAGGACAGGTGACGCCGACAGCCCCCCGCAGAAAGGCCCGCCCCCGGATCGACCTGCGCCGCCTCGGCCGCGCCGCCCTGCTGGGCCCCACCGCCCGCGGCCGGCTGCCCGACGCCATCAGCCATGTCGTCGAGGCCCACCGCGCCCACCACCCCGACGCGGACCTCGAACCCCTGCGCCACGCCTACGTCCTGGCCGAGTCCTCGCACCGCGGCCAGATGCGCAAGAGCGGCGAGCCGTACATCACGCACCCGCTCGCGGTGACCCTGATCCTCGCCGAACTCGGTGCCGAGACCACGACCTTGACCGCGTCCCTGCTGCACGACACCGTCGAGGACACGGACGTGACGCTCGACCAGGTACGCGACCAGTTCGGCGAGGAGGTCCGCTACCTCGTCGACGGCGTCACCAAACTGGAGAAGGTCGACTACGGCGCCGCCGCCGAGCCCGAGACGTTCCGCAAGATGCTCGTCGCCACCGGCAACGACGTCCGTGTCATGTCGATCAAACTCGCCGACCGTCTGCACAACATGCGCACCCTCGGCGTCATGCGCCCCGAGAAACAGGAGCGCATCGCCAAGGTGACACGTGACGTGCTCATCCCGCTCGCCGAACGGCTCGGCGTCCAGGCGCTCAAGACCGAACTGGAAGACCTCGTCTTCGCGATCCTGCATCCCGAGGAGTACGCGCACACCAGGGAGCTGATCGTCCGCAACGCGGCCCGCGCGGACGACCCGCTTGCCGAGGTCGCCGACGAGGTGCGCGGTGTCCTGCGCGAGGCGGACATCACGGCCGAAGTCCTCATCAGACCCCGGCACTTCGTCTCGGTGCACCGCGTCTCCCGCAAACGCGGCCGGCTGCGCGGCTCCGATTTCGGCCGTGTCCTGGTGCTGGTGAACGAGGACGCCGACTGCTACGGCGTCCTGGGCGAGCTGCACACCTGTATGAAGCCGGTGGTCTCGGAGTTCAAGGACTTCATCGCCGTACCGAAGTTCAACCTGTACCAGTCGCTGCACACGGCCGTGGCGCGCGAGGACGGCCAGGTCGTCGAGGTCCTGATCCGCACGCACCAGATGCACAAGGTCGCCGAGGCCGGTGTCATCGCCCTCGGCAACCCGTACGCACCGGCCCCCGAGGACCCGGCCGACGGCGAGCGCGTCGACCCCACCCGCCCCGGCTGGCTCTCCCGGCTCCTCGACTGGCAGGAGGCGGCACCCGACCCCGACCACTTCTGGTCGACCCTGCGCGAGGACCTCGCCCAGGACCGCGAGATCACCGTCTTCCGGCCCGACGGCGGCACCCTCGGCCTGCCCGAGGGCGCCACCTGCGTGGACGCCGCGTACGCGCAGTACGGCGAGGACGCGCACGCCTGTATCGGGGCTCGGGTCAACGGCCGCCTGGCGACGCTGAGCACCGTCCTGAAGGACGGCGACACCGTACAGCTCCTCATGGGCCAGGACCCGGCGTCGGAGCCCTCCCGGGAGTGGCTCGAGCACGCCCACACGCCCGCGGCCCGGATCGCCATCCAGCGGTGGCTGACCGCCCATCCGGCGCAGGCGGAGTCCCAGCAGCAGAACGAGGCGCGGTCCGCCGGGGACCGCCCGGCCTTGCGGCCCGTCGGCGTGCCCGACCCGGACGCGGCCCCGGAGCAGCCCGCCGACCGCCCCGGCACCGGTCATGTCCTCGCCGACCGCCCCGGCACGGGCCATGTCCTCGCAGACCTGCCCGGCGCGACCGTCCGGCTCGCCCGCTGCTGTACGCCCGTACCGCCCGACGAGATCACCGGTTTCGCGGTACGCGGAGGAGCGGTCACCGTGCACCGCGTGGAGTGCGCCGCGGTCGCGCGCATGAAGGACGGGGGGCGCGCGGAGGTCGGCGTGCGCTGGGGGGAGACCGGTGAATGCCGGGTCACGCTGGTCGCCGAATCGTTCGTCCGGCCCCATCTGCTGGCCGACCTCACCGAGGCCATGGCCTCCGAGGGTGCCGAGATCGTCTCGGCGACCGTCGAGCCCCCGACCCAGCAGCAGGTGCGGCACACCTACACCGTGCAGCTCCCGGACGCCGGTCACCTGCCCGCCCTGATGCGCGCGATGCGCAATGTGGCCGGGGTGTACGACGTCAGCCGGGCCCAGCCGCAGCCGCAGGGCGGGTGA
- a CDS encoding M1 family metallopeptidase — protein MLLTPHSQAITSTRRRRTAAALLTSAISVCLVAASAPVVPLGVGDRLFPYLGNPGYDVASYDLSFTYPGNNSEPLRAVTTIDAWTTADLDHVNLDFAHGTVESVEVDGDPAEFRSAGEDLVITPEDSVSDGNWMRITVRHTSDPTPVKDREGGWVRTADGLAMANQADAAHLVFPCNDHPSDKAMFTIRVTAPDGHTAVANGLPAGVEKSGGSTTWTYRSQHPMATELTQVSIGRSTVLHRTGPHGLPVRDVVPTEHRKALEPWLEKTPGQIAWMESKVGRYPFEAYGLLMADATTGFELETQTLSLFERELFTDPVYPPWYVESIMVHELAHQWFGNSVGPRTWSDLWLNEGHATWYEALYAEEQADKPMRDRMKAAYAASDRWRAAGGPPAAPKAPDPGRKTSIFRPNVYDGAALVLYALREEIGRPAFERLERAWVGRHQDDTATTEDFVRLATEIAGRDLDGFFQGWLYGEKTPPMPGHPDWKPKAPAAKREAPEGRPKVPAAKPEAPEKQARPAMPSAR, from the coding sequence ATGCTCCTGACCCCCCACAGCCAGGCCATCACCTCCACCAGGCGGCGCCGGACCGCCGCCGCCCTGCTCACTTCGGCGATCTCCGTCTGCCTCGTCGCCGCGAGCGCGCCCGTCGTCCCGCTCGGCGTCGGCGACCGGCTCTTCCCGTACCTCGGCAACCCGGGCTACGACGTGGCGTCGTACGACCTCTCGTTCACCTATCCGGGCAACAACAGCGAACCGCTGCGGGCCGTCACCACCATCGACGCCTGGACGACCGCCGACCTGGACCACGTCAACCTGGACTTCGCCCACGGAACCGTCGAGTCGGTCGAGGTCGACGGCGACCCCGCCGAGTTCCGCAGCGCCGGCGAGGACCTGGTGATCACGCCCGAGGACTCCGTGTCGGACGGAAACTGGATGCGGATCACGGTGCGGCACACCAGTGATCCCACGCCCGTCAAGGATCGCGAGGGCGGCTGGGTGCGCACCGCGGACGGCCTCGCCATGGCCAACCAGGCCGACGCCGCGCACCTGGTCTTCCCATGCAACGACCACCCCTCCGACAAGGCGATGTTCACCATCCGGGTCACCGCGCCCGACGGTCACACGGCCGTCGCCAACGGCCTGCCCGCCGGAGTGGAGAAGTCCGGCGGCTCCACGACCTGGACCTACCGCAGCCAGCACCCCATGGCCACTGAACTCACCCAGGTCTCCATCGGCCGCTCCACGGTGCTGCACCGCACCGGCCCGCACGGACTGCCCGTACGGGACGTCGTCCCGACCGAGCACCGCAAGGCGCTCGAACCCTGGCTGGAGAAGACCCCCGGCCAGATCGCCTGGATGGAGAGCAAGGTCGGCCGCTACCCCTTCGAGGCGTACGGCCTGCTCATGGCTGACGCCACCACCGGCTTCGAACTGGAGACCCAGACCCTCTCCCTCTTCGAACGGGAACTCTTCACCGATCCCGTCTACCCCCCGTGGTACGTCGAGTCGATCATGGTCCACGAGCTGGCCCACCAGTGGTTCGGCAACAGCGTCGGCCCCCGCACCTGGTCCGACCTGTGGCTCAACGAGGGGCACGCCACCTGGTACGAGGCGCTGTACGCCGAGGAGCAGGCGGACAAGCCGATGCGGGACCGGATGAAGGCCGCCTACGCCGCGTCCGACCGCTGGCGCGCCGCCGGCGGACCGCCCGCCGCCCCCAAGGCACCCGACCCCGGCCGCAAGACCAGCATCTTCCGGCCCAACGTCTACGACGGCGCCGCGCTCGTCCTGTACGCCCTGCGCGAGGAGATCGGCCGTCCGGCCTTCGAACGCCTGGAACGCGCCTGGGTCGGCCGCCACCAGGACGACACCGCCACGACGGAGGACTTCGTCCGGCTCGCCACCGAGATCGCCGGGCGCGACCTGGACGGCTTCTTCCAGGGCTGGCTGTACGGCGAGAAGACTCCGCCGATGCCGGGGCACCCGGACTGGAAGCCGAAGGCTCCCGCCGCGAAGCGGGAGGCTCCTGAGGGGAGGCCGAAGGTCCCCGCGGCGAAGCCGGAGGCCCCCGAGAAGCAGGCCCGGCCGGCGATGCCGTCCGCCCGATAA
- the hflX gene encoding GTPase HflX, producing the protein MTSSSSFSQDSKRFAHSHPDGFRADALMEEDVAWSHEIDGERDGDQFDRSDRAALRRVVGLSTELEDVTEVEYRQLRLERVVLVGVWTSGTVQDAENSLAELAALAETAGALVLDGVTQRRDKPDAATYIGSGKAEELRDIVIETGADTVICDGELSPGQLIHLEDVVKVKVIDRTALILDIFAQHAKSREGKAQVALAQMQYMLPRLRGWGQSLSRQMGGGKGGGLATRGPGETKIETDRRRIREKMAKMRREIAEMKTGREIKRQERKRNKVPSVAIAGYTNAGKSSLLNRLTGAGVLVENALFATLDPTVRRAETPSGRLYTLADTVGFVRHLPHHLVEAFRSTMEEVGESDLILHVVDGSHPFPEEQLAAVREVVRDVGATDVPEIVVINKADAADPLTLQRLLRVEKRSIAVSARTGQGIEELLALLDNELPRPSVEIEALVPYTHGKLVARAHDEGEVISEEHTPEGTLLKVRVHEELAAELTPYVPTPAL; encoded by the coding sequence ATGACCTCCTCTTCTTCCTTTTCCCAGGACTCCAAGCGCTTCGCGCACAGCCACCCCGATGGTTTTCGGGCCGATGCCCTGATGGAAGAGGACGTCGCCTGGAGCCACGAGATCGACGGAGAGCGGGACGGCGATCAGTTCGACCGCTCCGACCGCGCGGCGCTGCGCCGTGTGGTGGGCCTCTCCACCGAACTCGAGGACGTCACCGAGGTCGAGTACCGCCAGCTCCGCCTGGAGCGGGTCGTCCTCGTCGGCGTCTGGACCTCGGGAACCGTGCAGGACGCGGAGAACTCCCTCGCGGAGCTCGCCGCCCTCGCCGAGACGGCCGGCGCGCTGGTGCTCGACGGAGTCACCCAGCGCCGTGACAAGCCCGACGCGGCCACCTACATCGGCTCCGGCAAGGCCGAGGAGCTGCGCGACATCGTCATCGAGACGGGCGCGGACACCGTCATCTGTGACGGTGAGCTCAGCCCCGGCCAGCTGATCCACCTCGAGGACGTCGTCAAGGTCAAGGTCATCGACCGGACGGCCCTGATCCTGGACATCTTCGCCCAGCACGCCAAGTCCCGAGAGGGCAAGGCGCAGGTCGCTCTCGCGCAGATGCAGTACATGCTGCCGCGACTGCGCGGCTGGGGTCAGTCGCTGTCCCGGCAGATGGGCGGCGGCAAGGGCGGCGGCCTCGCCACCCGTGGTCCCGGTGAGACCAAGATCGAGACGGACCGGCGCCGGATCCGCGAGAAGATGGCGAAGATGCGCCGGGAGATCGCGGAGATGAAGACCGGCCGCGAGATCAAGCGCCAGGAGCGCAAGCGCAACAAGGTGCCGTCCGTGGCCATCGCGGGCTACACCAACGCCGGCAAGTCCTCGCTGCTCAACCGCCTCACGGGCGCGGGCGTGCTGGTCGAGAACGCCCTGTTCGCGACCCTCGACCCGACCGTGCGCCGGGCCGAGACCCCGAGCGGGCGGCTGTACACGCTGGCCGACACGGTCGGGTTCGTGCGCCACCTGCCCCACCACCTGGTCGAGGCGTTCCGTTCCACGATGGAGGAGGTCGGCGAGTCCGACCTGATCCTGCACGTGGTCGACGGTTCGCACCCGTTCCCGGAGGAGCAGCTGGCCGCCGTGCGCGAGGTGGTCCGGGACGTCGGTGCCACCGATGTGCCCGAGATCGTCGTGATCAACAAGGCCGACGCGGCCGACCCGCTGACGCTCCAGCGGCTGCTGCGCGTCGAGAAGCGGTCCATCGCCGTCTCGGCCCGCACCGGCCAGGGCATCGAGGAGCTGCTCGCGCTCCTCGACAACGAGCTGCCGCGCCCGTCGGTCGAGATCGAGGCGCTCGTGCCGTACACGCACGGCAAGCTGGTCGCCCGTGCCCACGACGAGGGCGAGGTGATCTCCGAGGAGCACACCCCGGAGGGCACCCTGCTCAAGGTGCGGGTACACGAGGAGCTGGCGGCGGAACTCACGCCGTACGTTCCGACGCCTGCGCTCTGA
- a CDS encoding trypsin-like serine peptidase: MRSTRTSVSRRGRRTVLAATGLVAALALTATACNGSEDSAGDKPDAGSSQAAADGGKVEIPADLAGKLKEHGIDVDRWKDGGWKDWDKDKWLSDAKDFVNPVIEGLWKPERMQSAEEAEKTVTTKDASAGQGVSDPDPAPVRAQAEKTPYHRNAAPVGKVFFDSPDGPAVCSGTVVKDVNHPGKSNLVWTAGHCVHAGGNGGWYRNIVFVPAYNDLGKSEAEISNANPAEVAPYGNWWANWASTSNQWIQGGSQSGGDGAAYDYAVLHVKPEQGAKSLEETVGAALEVDFSAPSAAEAAKMGAWGYPAAPPYNGEKMFKCIDIPGRFSLSASLPTMYRIGCDMTGGSSGGGWFRVLNGKSVLVSNTSIGPADNTWLAGPQLGRDAEALYQNMSKTYGGQ, translated from the coding sequence ATGCGTTCCACACGTACGTCCGTATCCAGGCGTGGGCGGCGTACCGTCCTCGCCGCCACCGGGCTCGTCGCCGCCCTGGCACTCACCGCGACCGCCTGCAACGGCTCCGAGGACTCGGCGGGCGACAAGCCCGACGCCGGCAGTTCCCAGGCCGCCGCGGACGGCGGCAAGGTCGAGATTCCGGCCGATCTCGCGGGCAAGCTCAAGGAGCACGGGATCGACGTCGACCGCTGGAAGGACGGCGGCTGGAAGGACTGGGACAAGGACAAGTGGCTCAGTGACGCCAAGGACTTCGTCAACCCGGTGATCGAGGGCCTCTGGAAGCCGGAGCGGATGCAGTCCGCCGAGGAGGCCGAGAAGACGGTCACGACGAAGGACGCGTCGGCCGGCCAGGGTGTCAGCGACCCGGACCCGGCACCTGTCCGGGCGCAGGCCGAGAAGACGCCGTACCACCGCAACGCGGCGCCGGTCGGCAAGGTCTTCTTCGACTCTCCCGACGGCCCGGCCGTCTGCTCCGGCACGGTCGTCAAGGACGTGAACCACCCGGGCAAGTCCAACCTGGTGTGGACGGCGGGCCACTGCGTCCACGCCGGTGGCAACGGCGGCTGGTACCGCAACATCGTCTTCGTCCCGGCCTACAACGACCTCGGCAAGTCCGAGGCGGAGATCAGCAACGCGAACCCGGCCGAGGTCGCCCCCTACGGCAACTGGTGGGCGAACTGGGCCTCGACCTCGAACCAGTGGATCCAGGGCGGTTCGCAGAGCGGTGGCGACGGAGCCGCGTACGACTACGCGGTGCTGCACGTGAAGCCGGAGCAGGGCGCGAAGTCCCTGGAGGAGACGGTCGGCGCCGCGCTGGAGGTGGACTTCTCCGCCCCGTCCGCGGCCGAGGCCGCCAAGATGGGCGCATGGGGCTACCCGGCCGCGCCGCCCTACAACGGCGAGAAGATGTTCAAGTGCATCGACATCCCGGGCCGGTTCTCGCTCAGCGCGTCCCTGCCGACGATGTACCGCATCGGCTGCGACATGACCGGCGGATCGTCCGGTGGCGGCTGGTTCCGGGTCCTGAACGGCAAGTCGGTGCTGGTCTCCAACACCTCGATCGGCCCGGCCGACAACACCTGGCTGGCCGGTCCGCAGCTGGGCCGGGACGCCGAGGCGCTCTACCAGAATATGAGCAAGACGTACGGCGGTCAGTGA
- a CDS encoding trypsin-like serine peptidase, protein MRSTRPSSHTGRGGRARRGNSPVLAAVALASALALTATACESGDATADGEASASATASDDGKLRLPDDIRDRLREHGIDVDKWRDGAWKNWDRDDWLREAHEYINPIIEGLWNPDRMREAEEPDQGVDDSDLSGDQGVTDPTPEPVEAQAVPPSYHANAATAGKVFFDSPEGSAVCSATVVKDPAHPGKSNLVWTAGHCVHAGKKGGWYRNIAFVPSYNDDGKPVAELENATREDVAPYGVWWGDWAQTSDQWIEQGGSTGGDGAPYDFAVIHVTPEKGSGGKSLEEMVGSALPVDFKAPAVPQVKSVTAIGYPAAPPYDGQKLFRCQDRPGRLSVAASDPTMYRIGCTMTGGSSGGGWVATGSDGKPALVSNTSIGPVTSGWLAGPRLGDVAKGVYDSVSEKYANR, encoded by the coding sequence ATGCGATCCACACGACCGTCGTCCCATACCGGCCGAGGAGGGAGGGCGCGCCGCGGGAACTCCCCCGTGCTGGCCGCGGTGGCCCTCGCCTCGGCGCTCGCGCTGACCGCCACCGCCTGCGAGTCGGGCGACGCCACGGCGGACGGGGAGGCCTCCGCGTCGGCCACCGCATCCGACGACGGCAAGCTCAGGCTCCCGGACGACATCAGGGACCGGCTCCGCGAGCACGGGATCGACGTCGACAAGTGGAGGGACGGCGCCTGGAAGAACTGGGACCGGGACGACTGGCTGCGCGAGGCCCACGAGTACATCAACCCGATCATCGAGGGCCTCTGGAACCCGGACCGCATGCGGGAGGCCGAGGAGCCCGACCAGGGCGTCGACGACAGCGACCTCTCCGGCGACCAGGGTGTGACCGACCCGACGCCCGAGCCCGTCGAGGCGCAGGCCGTGCCGCCGTCGTACCACGCCAACGCCGCCACGGCCGGGAAGGTGTTCTTCGACTCCCCCGAGGGCTCGGCGGTCTGCTCGGCGACCGTGGTGAAGGACCCGGCGCACCCGGGCAAGTCCAACCTGGTCTGGACGGCGGGCCACTGCGTGCACGCGGGCAAGAAGGGCGGCTGGTACCGCAACATCGCGTTCGTGCCGTCGTACAACGACGACGGCAAGCCGGTGGCGGAGCTGGAGAACGCCACCCGCGAGGACGTCGCTCCCTACGGTGTCTGGTGGGGCGACTGGGCGCAGACCTCTGACCAGTGGATCGAGCAGGGCGGTTCGACGGGCGGTGACGGCGCGCCGTACGACTTCGCGGTCATCCATGTGACGCCGGAGAAGGGCAGCGGCGGCAAGTCGCTGGAGGAGATGGTCGGTTCGGCGCTGCCGGTCGACTTCAAGGCGCCCGCGGTGCCGCAGGTGAAGAGCGTCACGGCGATCGGCTACCCGGCCGCGCCGCCCTACGACGGGCAGAAGCTGTTCCGCTGCCAGGACCGGCCCGGGCGGCTGTCGGTCGCCGCGTCGGATCCGACGATGTACCGCATCGGCTGCACCATGACCGGCGGTTCGAGCGGTGGTGGCTGGGTCGCGACCGGTTCGGACGGCAAGCCGGCGCTGGTGTCCAACACCTCGATCGGCCCGGTGACGTCGGGCTGGCTGGCCGGACCACGCCTGGGCGACGTGGCCAAGGGTGTGTACGACTCGGTCAGCGAGAAGTACGCCAACCGCTGA
- a CDS encoding aminotransferase class III-fold pyridoxal phosphate-dependent enzyme — MKTVLGGAAADHTAPAQRSTPEGAPRRQGAREPAARTYARALPIVPVRARGLTIEGADSRRYLDCLSGAGTLALGHNHPVVLEAIRKVLDSGAPLNALDMATPVKDAFLDELVRTLPPSLAERARVRFCGPAGSEAVETAWALARAATGRSGLLTFTGAGRGGTAGVLDDPSANTRDTRMARLPYPQDYRCPFGVGGEHGADLSARWTASLLDDPGSGMPLPAGILIEPVQGEGGVIPAPDSWLRRMRQLTSDRSVPLIVDEMQTGVGRTGAFWAVEHSGVTPDVMVLSNAIGGSLPLAVVVYRDDLVTREPGTPADAFPGNQLAMAAGTATLAHVRENALADRAATLGARLLSQLRQLASDFGCVGDVRGRGLMIGVELVDPDGEGEPGFTGGTGTAEGGVAASVVPGSERRPLPAAPELASAVQRECLRRGLIVGLGGPHASVVQLLPPLTITDEQAAAVLDRLTDAVRAAARCRGGGAAAAP, encoded by the coding sequence GTGAAAACCGTCCTCGGAGGGGCCGCCGCCGACCACACCGCCCCCGCCCAGCGCTCCACGCCCGAGGGAGCCCCGCGCCGCCAAGGCGCACGCGAACCCGCCGCCCGGACCTACGCCCGTGCCCTGCCGATCGTCCCGGTGCGAGCCCGGGGACTGACCATCGAGGGCGCGGACAGCCGCCGTTACCTGGACTGCCTCTCCGGCGCCGGCACACTCGCCCTGGGCCACAACCACCCGGTCGTCCTGGAGGCGATCCGCAAGGTCCTCGACTCCGGTGCACCCCTGAACGCCCTCGACATGGCCACACCCGTCAAGGACGCCTTCCTCGACGAGCTGGTCCGAACCCTGCCGCCAAGTCTCGCCGAGCGGGCGCGGGTGCGGTTCTGCGGACCGGCCGGCAGCGAAGCCGTCGAGACCGCCTGGGCGCTGGCCCGCGCGGCGACCGGACGGAGCGGTCTCCTGACGTTCACCGGAGCCGGTCGCGGTGGCACCGCCGGAGTCCTCGACGATCCGTCCGCGAACACCCGTGACACGCGGATGGCCCGCCTGCCCTACCCGCAGGACTACCGCTGCCCCTTCGGCGTCGGGGGTGAGCACGGGGCCGATCTATCCGCCCGCTGGACGGCGTCCCTCCTCGACGACCCGGGATCCGGGATGCCGCTCCCCGCCGGGATACTCATCGAGCCGGTCCAGGGCGAGGGCGGCGTGATCCCCGCACCGGACTCCTGGCTGCGGCGCATGCGACAGCTCACCAGCGACCGGTCCGTCCCGCTGATCGTCGACGAGATGCAAACGGGCGTGGGGCGGACCGGCGCCTTCTGGGCGGTGGAGCACAGCGGCGTGACCCCCGACGTGATGGTCCTTTCCAACGCCATCGGCGGCAGCCTGCCGCTGGCCGTCGTGGTCTACCGCGACGACCTCGTCACCCGGGAACCCGGCACCCCCGCCGACGCCTTCCCCGGCAACCAGCTCGCCATGGCAGCCGGCACCGCGACCCTCGCCCACGTCCGCGAGAACGCCCTCGCCGACCGCGCGGCGACCCTGGGAGCGCGCTTGCTGAGTCAACTCCGGCAACTGGCCTCCGATTTCGGGTGTGTAGGGGATGTGCGGGGGAGGGGACTGATGATCGGGGTCGAGCTGGTGGATCCGGACGGAGAGGGAGAACCCGGCTTCACAGGGGGCACCGGCACTGCGGAGGGCGGCGTGGCGGCGTCGGTGGTGCCCGGCAGTGAACGCCGACCGCTCCCCGCCGCCCCAGAACTGGCTTCCGCGGTCCAGCGGGAGTGCCTGCGGCGCGGCCTCATCGTCGGACTCGGCGGCCCTCACGCGAGCGTCGTGCAACTCCTCCCTCCTCTGACCATCACCGACGAACAGGCGGCGGCCGTACTGGACCGCCTCACCGACGCGGTTCGGGCGGCGGCCCGGTGCCGAGGGGGTGGCGCGGCAGCCGCACCGTGA